In Aegilops tauschii subsp. strangulata cultivar AL8/78 chromosome 3, Aet v6.0, whole genome shotgun sequence, one genomic interval encodes:
- the LOC120975670 gene encoding uncharacterized protein, with protein sequence MTPPFLAASGPDDYAFVRCASGCDSWAPHHVRLDGDSYRLCSSCVLLSNPEAYCSACLLLLFPGAYAASSREAHVDFSPGSTAACSNCGVFVAHLSCIADPYSFICPPCAAAVDNVPFSYDLAGAGRRALEGRSARVLLTAALLSHESALHDAAAAREKAERSVQEAAAARRLARDMLDAAFRAAEAEVYRDAKEQATPSAPAVVQLKKKTPNTNGHKRKTPKSNDANRERDRLLKFNDMQQPSLAFAAAAAAAASSMPSPMPSSRLNQSQVKQEAMPLPMPSSRLDRGGSADRAAKDDYRALFGTLQ encoded by the exons ATGACGCCTCCCTTCCTCGCCGCCTCAGGCCCCGACGACTACGCGTTCGTCCGCTGCGCCTCCGGCTGCGACTCCTGGGCCCCCCACCACGTCCGCCTCGACGGCGACTCGTATcgcctctgctcctcctgcgtcCTCCTCTCCAACCCCGAGGCCTACTGCTccgcctgcctcctcctcctctttcccggCGCCTACGCCGCCTCCTCCCGTGAAGCCCACGTCGACTTCTCGCCAGGCTCCACCGCCGCCTGCTCCAACTGCGGCGTCTTCGTCGCTCACCTCTCCTGCATCGCGGACCCCTACTCCTTCATCTGcccgccgtgcgccgccgccgtcgacaaCGTGCCCTTCTCGTACGATCTCGCGGGAGCGGGGCGGCGCGCGCTGGAGGGGCGCTCCGCGCGCGTCCTCCTCACCGCGGCGCTGCTTTCGCACGAGTCCGCCTTGCACgacgccgccgcggcccgcgagaAGGCGGAGCGTAGCGTACAGGAGGCTGCGGCCGCCCGGAGGCTAGCGCGCGACATGCTAGACGCCGCGTTTCGCGCCGCTGAGGCGGAGGTCTACAGGGACGCCAAGGAGCAGGCCACGCCGTCCGCGCCCGCAGTCGTGCAGCTCAAGAAGAAGACGCCTAATACCAACGGGCACAAGAGGAAGACCCCCAAGAGCAACGATGCCAACAGGGAGAGGGACAGGCTGCTCAAGTTCAACGACATGCAGCAGCCGTCGCTGGCGTTTGCCGCGGCTGCGGCGGCCGCAGCCAGCTCAATGCCATCGCCGATGCCATCATCAAGACTGAACCAGAGTCAAGTGAAACAGGAAGCCATGCCATTGCCGATGCCGTCATCGAGATTGGACCGCGGAG GTTCAGCAGACAGAGCGGCGAAAGATGATTACAGGGCACTCTTCGGCACCTTGCAATAG